CTGGCTAGGTTCAGAATGTGGATCAGCTGCATATACATTTGTTCTAGAAACAGGCTGAAGGGGCAGTGGTTACCTGGGCATACTCCTCACATAGCCCAGGATCACTAAAAACCAGAGCCAAGCTAAAATGTGCAAGCCCATTTAAAGCCCTTGCTTGCATCACATCCACTAATATTCCACTGACCAAAGCAAATCACAGGGTCAAGCTCAACATCAGTGGGCCGGGAAAGTACACTTTTCcacaggggcagggggagtggagTGAATAATTGTTATCATGTGTATTACTGCTATAACCTTACAAAATTACAAGGCAGTTACAAAACTACTCTTCCCCCTAtgtgtttaaatttgtatttaaaaattaaaaaagaattaatatgcATCCTTGGAACATGTGCGTGTTTGTGTTTGTACTCGAAGTTTGCACATGATTTATCCAACCATTACCAAACAGGCATTcaagaaaaacagacatatcTTGAACCATTCTGGTGGGATGGCTTCGAAAATGGCTAGATGTGGAGGATAAAGGCTGCTTAGAACAGTCTTTCTGGAAttcttgagaaaatattttagtctGAATGAATAATGACTTAGGAGAAAGAACAGAGTTTGAAGGGACTCTGTTCTTTCCACCCACCATGGGTAGGAAGGTAAAATTCTGAAAAGGTAGGTGGGAAGTCCGGGGATGGAGGTTTGAAGCAAGAGAGAAGAGTGGGCCTGAGGGCAGGTGTCAACATCGGGAACTGGGGCTTCTGATGAGGGCCTTCCCAGGAGGATTTAGTGCTGAGCTGCTGTGACCTGGCCTGTAAACAGTCAGGTTTAGTGAATTGTTGCAAATCGTTTCTCTCACTTGTAGTCAGttcctttagggtttttttctcaACACTTCATTGAAGGCTCTGTCATACTTTTTATGCTGTCAATAAGTAAAAGACTGAGCTAttaggaagaataaaatatacctaTTCAAGTAATTCttaaattgccttttaaaaagcccatttttcttttttttaaagctaatctttttttttaaagatttaattatttatttttagagagggaagagagggagatagagaaagagagagagaaacatcaatgtgcagttgctgggggtcatggcctgcaacccaggcatgtatcctgactgggaatcaaacctgcaacactggtttgcagccatttttctttttaaatttatttttattgcatcttttccattaccattagtccccttatactccctcccccaacaatcaccacattgtAGTCCATGCCCACGAgtcctttctcatttttgctcaatccctccaatggctagcccctccccccgcatcagagctatcatcctgctctctgagtccgtctctattttgcttgttagttcagtttcctcattagattccatatatgagtgaaatcacatggtatttgtctttctctgacttgtttatttcactcagcataatgtcctccaggtccatccatagggttgcaaaaggtaaaattttatttttttacgactgagtagtattccattgtgtaaatgtgccatagttgttttatccacttatctgctGATggaacttgggctgcttccaaatgtGGCAATTGTAAAttatgttgcaatgaacataggggtgcttatattcttttgaatttgtgtttcacatttttctaaaaaggaTTTAACTTCTTAATGTAAaccttcaaattttctttttgacaGTTCATTTGGAAAACACAATAAGTAAGAAGAGAGCCTATTTTTGTTGGAAACAtgagctttttcctttttgatttagTGATAAATCATTTATTCTTCTGATTTATAAGCATATTTTACATATACTGATTAATACATCAAATGTATAATGTTAGAGTTCCCTTAAGAATGCTAAAACCACATGTGTTAAACTCAGCTATACATTATATTGGGCTATTAGATAAATTTCACTTTAATacaatacatacatattatactttttttttactgacagAAGAACAtgcctttcaaaaaatattttattggatgaAACTTTCTTATTCTCATGAAAATTTTGGTTCTtgaatataattaatttattatgccttttaaaattgtttgataAAAGCATTGGTACATTATAAATACCTGTaaagaaaatatagtttaaaattttgagggaaatattatataatttttctcttttacattttcaCAAAAATTCACACAGGCACTAAGAAAgactgacaaaaatatttttttgtctgaaCAATATACTCCAGGTTGGAAACATTCAAATGtgactttatttaaatattaaagctTCTCTAGGGTGAACCTTTGGCTACAATCCAATGAACTGTTTGGGGTTTTAACCAGGAAAAGATATTGttagaagaatgaaaaagaaggcTTCAGACAATTCCTAGCACTAGGCTAGGAATGAGGAAAGGAtgagttttcatttattatttttattgggcTCTCTAGGCCTTAGCTTTGTTTTCAGTTGAAAATTTGTCTCATAACTCCCTGGTCCTTTTCAGCTTTAACACTTTTGATGTGCCGCAATTTTCAAAATTCTATCTAACACTCCATACCAAACAGCATGGGAAACTTCCAAGAACAATGTGATACTATAGTTCTTTTAGGAGAACATTCTGAAAGCTTTATGGGTATTGCTCTGGAATTACCCTTATTCTGCACAAATTCATATGGTAGAATAGGGGGTGAAATTTTGTCATACTAACCACATTTCAAACCAAAGCAAGTGACAGACTCTAGTGTTCTCTTCTTAGTCTAGTTTATGTGTAGCCTGATAAAGCTGAGACTTCATGGAGGAATTGCAAACAGCACACCCAATGGGAGAATGCCACTGCAGGTGACTAGAGCTTTTCTGAGCATAGGGAGAGTGGGCAGTTTGTGGGTTGGCAGTAACGAATTAGAAGAAATGGACATCCAGGGCTGGTGAGATTAAATGAACATGTCAAACTAGTATCAGAGGTACTTTCAGGAGATTAAAATACCATTTTGGGGGCCAATAAATTAATTAAGTCATGGAAAATTCTCATAATTATTACCACTCATATCCTGTCTGAAAAAAGttgaagtttttttaatgcatttacacTTTGACCATATTCATTGAGTGCAACAGCGGGCAAAATAAAATGCTGATTGAGCGCTCACCAGGGAGGTGGCTGCTGCAAGCAGCACAGAGCAGAGCACCTTGGGGACTGGGCATTCAAGTCTAGCCGGGCAGCTGCTACTTAGCTCCAAGCAACTGTTGCCACAAGGGAAGATGGGCCTGCGAATTAGGTTTTAtgtgaaatcttttattttcaataatcactcacattttaaaaacattttacatgCCAGACAAAATCTACCTGAAGAACAAATGGGGTCTGTGGGCTGCCAACTTGTGTCCTCTGTCTGAGTCAAAGCTTGAAAGCAATTTGATGAGAATTTGGATACTATTCAGCTGCAAGATTGGGGAACAGCCTTTAGTGTCAAGGAATGATCACTTAGTTTCAAAGATCCTGAAAGACCTATTCTaatgaatacaattttaaaaacaaacaccatcTCCTACTGGCTCTTCTCATATGAATATTTTCCTGTTGTTAGGTTGGTTCTCTGTGTTATGAGTGGCTTTCTGTTACTATTGCTAAAAAAAATTATGGCTAGGACTTAGCCAAGTACCAAGTGTAAGTTTGTTCTAAGAACATAGTATAAATTAATTCTCTCAATATTTATTAATAGTCTGTGGCTAAGATGAGTGAGGAGAACCTTGAGAAGGGGAAACAGGAAGACCAGAGCATAGAGGGTAAGCTGCAGTCACCGTCAGGCCCACGGAGGCCTGCCACGTGGCACGCCAGGCAAGGGATGTTTCAACACCACTCAAACCAGGTAACACAGACTATGACGCCTGTTTATGGATCTAAGTAACCCAGCTTCCCCTCCCATCAAATGACCAGATGGTCATGCCCTGAATCAGTAGTACTTCGGATTAGAAAGGATAGGGTCTGGGTCTAATTGTGAACTCTTTCATCAGAAACTTTCCAAAGTCTTCTGTGGCATCAAAATTCAAAAAaccagccctgcctggcatagctcagtggattgagtgcgggctgcgaaccaaagtgttgcaagttcaattcccagtcagggtacatgcctgggttgcaggccatgacccccagcaaccgcacattgctgtttctctctttctctatctccctcccgtccctctttaaaaataaataaataaaatcttttttaaaaattcaaaaaaccaCAGGGCAAAGACAGAGGACAGTTACCAGAACACTTTCCTTCCTCTCGTTCCTTgcagattactttttaaattaatctgttgCCCAGTTTATGACTTTTCTTTTGAGAGATGAAATGGGAAGGACCAAGAAGCTGGTCTAAAGTGGTTTGAGGACCATGTGTGAACTGTGGCTCTAGAAAGAACAAACACTTTACTTGTGTCAGCAGAGAAGAGATGCTTTGAAAGAGCTGCAATCCATTCAGGAAGTTGGATTTACTATATGAGGCCATCTCTTTCAAATGtccagtttggggaaaaaaaggaaaagtatcaCCAAGGATATTATAAGCATAAGAATCAATGACAAAAACAACTACCTCAGGCACAGGCAAAATCTAAGGGGAAGAAGCATGAATATTTCCAACTCAGGACCACagacttattttaattttcctccttCAGAATGTCCACCAGAGCTTGCAGCAGGCGGTCATCTCTGTGCTTATAAGGTTTGGTGTTATAGAAAACGTCGACATAGTCGTTATATAGACTGTCCTCAGTGTCTTTAAGCTGGGAAGGTTTGTTCAGCTTTTCCAGGGCTTCGTAGAAATTTTCATAAGGGATGTTGACCTTTGCACTTGGAGACTTGGTTGGTGATTGCTTTGGTGGTGAGTTTTTGCTGAAAGCACTTTGTAGGAGTCGCAGCATGGCCTGGGAGGGGGCACCCTCCGCCAGCTTGTCCCTTCTGTTTCCCACACCACCGCTGCTGCCACTTTTTGCACTCAGGGGGTTTTCCTTCAGGCTCTCTTCCAAGGGCTGCTCCTAAAACACAGAAATCCACCAACAAAGGGAAGAAGGCTCATTTTCAGTGCTGGGCAGGCCCACTGCAGCTCCTGCCCCTGCTTCCCCTTGAGAGGCAGTCAAAGGGCAGAGAGAATGTGAGGCTTAGAGTCATACTAACTCAGGTACCCGGAGcactttttaaattgtctttaacttcacttgtaaaatgggaataagaatgcCTCTGTTTCTGGTGGATTTGAAGACTAAAATTAGGTTAAGTGCTCATACTTATTGGTATCTTTCACTTTGATTAAGTGGAGTTCAAGTTGGggaatttaataattttgaattgATTAGCTTTAATTTCTAAATTCTAGATGAAttactaaatgaataaaacagtaGAGTTTCATCCTATAGAAAATAACTTACCATACCCGCTCCCTTTCTTCCGTACTCATGTTTAACTCACTCCCCTCCAAAAAGTTAGAGGCAGCTTCAGTCACCACATTGTCAATCTACAGTTCAAAAAAAAAGCATGCCAAGAAGAATGTAGCCACACAGACCTCCCCTGACTCCGTCATCTTCTCCACCCCTCTTCTGTCGTTCTGCACTGTGTTGTAGGAGGTGTACACACGAGGCTGCTTCATGTGCTCTGGCTGAGAGGAGGTCCCATGCAAAATCAGCTTCCAGCTCACAATTCTCCCTTCGTTTTGCACTCTCCCGGACTGATGGATAAGCATACATAACTTTAGTGTGTGTTCTGTGTAACATAAAACAAGCTCCTTCAAAATATCTATAAAGGATTTTAGAgttaaaatctaatttaaaatttctgtgcaTTCCATGTGTAGAGCTCtgtgtaaaaagaaataaataactggGGAGggggatacatggtgatggaaggagacttgacttggggtggtgaactcacaatacaacatacagatgatgtattagagaaCTGTAAACCCGAAACCTATGGAATTATATTaagaatgtcaccccaataagactaaagaaaaaatttaaaacgaAAAATAAAAGAGCCCTGtccggtggctcagttggttggagtgtcatttcatataccaaaaggttgtgggttcaatccctcatcagggcacatgcctaggttgcaggttccctccccatttggggcatgtacaggagcaactgatcgatgtttctctctcatatggatgtttctttctctctctctctctctctccccctctccctctcccctttcctctgtctctaaaatcaataaatgtattctcaggagaggatttttaaaaagaagataataaaagaaaaaaagggaaaataaagaaatcactGGATTCAACACTGGTATGAAAATTGACAGTTTACAGGCTTGAGGATTCAAAAAACAATCGATCgcttcatttaattaaaaaatcagaactctcaggggcaggaatgggtggggcaggggagaacaactggggaaaatggggacaactgtaattgaacaacaatacaaattttttaaatttaaaaattagaaaagcagaACTATATCAAActcctttttttcaaaaaagattttacttatttatttttagagagaggaggagggagagagacagagagggagagaaacatcaatgtgtggttgcctctctcatgccccccttactggggacctgacccacaaaataggcatgtgccctgactgggaattgaactggtaaccttttggttcacaggccagctctcaatccactgagccacactagccaggactaaCCTCCTTTTCTATATGGGGTGTGTTCTTAAAAATTTGACTGTACCTTCTATAAACAGAATTATATTTACCAATTACCAACTTGTGGAAACATTCCATTGGGGAATAAAAGTCAGCCTCTACAGAGAATTACCAATAGCCTTCAACATTAGTTAGCCCTTAAAAACTGTACATTACGAGAAGAATAATACTTTTCAGAGGCTCAAATACAAAGTTAAAAGTAATGCACTGAAatctaaaatatctaaaaaagtacttaaaagtATAGAGTCAAATTCTGCAGACTTATCTTGGTAAATAGGCTTTCTTAGTTTCCTGGTGGTGAAACTTAGAGTGGAAGCCGTGTTCATGAACAGGCTCACCTACAAATAACATTTTCTCGTTCTCCCTATGAAAGCAGGAATTTTTACCACTTCCATTTCTCAATTACAATTTTAGCTGTCTTTAGGAGAAAGCTATtctcagagaaaaaaagtaataataactgtaagatttatattaatttaattgacatcttcagaaatttaaaatcatctctttttaaaaaaagttatttagaCATTGAAATCTGTTGCTGCTAATATTTATGGCATATCTCTCGCAGGAGAACTCAGACCAAAAAACCTTTCTATTTATATGGTCACCTATAGAAAATGCTGGTGAAatgatgcaaaaataaataattcagctGTATAAGTATTTGGCTTTTTGTTCAGACAactccttgctttatttttaggACTGTATGGTATAATTATAGACTGTTAGTAAACAGAGTGAAAGAGAAATTAGTTTTACTTTGTTTCATAACTGAAGCAAAACAAGACAAACTCATGTTAAATAAGCTGTCTTGTCTAATAAGTAAGCTACTTCTAAATAGCCActgcagtaaatatttgtaatAGTTCTCTCATGTGACTCCAGCAGAGTGTCATAAGCAAAGCTGGTCTAGCATTTAATCGTGTTTGTGAATATAGCTCATCCTGGTGAGTAGGTCATGTGGTGGGCTACGTTCTGACACGGGAATGCTTGGATTTGTCCCACAGCCTGTCACATTGTAGATCAGGgtatcttctcttcctttttctgtggCTAGtgcttaatcttttttttttttaaatctacgtAGCCAATTAGGTAGGACTTGAAATACTACATCTTTTCCTTATTTCAACTAAGGAGTAATCAAAGTTCCTTGGAGCCCTTACTAATGATGACCCCAACCTTAAAACTCCCTCAGAGTGCTTAAGCTTGTGATTGTGtagccttttcttcttccttaccATGTCTGCAACTCGCAAAGTCCAGGTGCCTATTGGATTCTCTCCCCACGTGTGAACAGACATGAAGTCCCAATTTTTAAAGCCATTAGGAGATGTGTCCCGCTCTCTTTCAGCCAACAGAACAGTGTTGGTTCCTATTTTCATACAAAAAACACAAGTTAATAAATGTCCTAACAGTTCTGATAGCACACACTCTAGCATCTGATAACTGAAAACGAAAGGTAAAAGAGATTAGCCCTCTGAATTTTCCTGTTGAGTATAAGACTAGGATAGAGacattcacaagaaaaaaatgtttttatctgtAGGATTTGCACATTATCTGACATATGTTCTCAATaaataatgtggaaaaataaataatgaatgactATATTAAAGTTTATTTGAATAAGGTGAACTCAGAACCACACCTATAAACTATTATACATTAAAGAGTCAAAGACCTAAAATACAATTTAATGCAACTATCGTTTTGAAATTTAAgaggaaattttgaaaattaataggTAATTGCATCTATAATCTtgtgtatatgtaaaaataaatctatattaatttaataattttatcaaataaaactaGTTTCCAAATTCAAACTTTCTGTAGATCAATAAATACTATTTCTAAGTGAAAGGGTCAAATGAAAAGGCCATCAGTGAAAAGGCATTCCACCAATATTTCAGGCCAATTCAAAGATATCTGGAAAGTGTAACTCCAAAATTAACAGACCCTACTCGAAGCTTCTAAGAAGTTCATATCCAAGAAAATTATAGAGATAGCTCATCTTTCCTCACATATCACCTATAGACATTGAATCCTACAAATCCTACATTTAGTCAGAGATTGAATCctacaaaaacataaaagtgtTAGGATAGTTTCTCCTGGCTGGATTGTGATTTGTGTTCACCAGCTCTTTCCCATCCAAGATCTCATTGGAATTAGTACCCTCTCAGGAAAAGCGAATGCCCAAAAATCATATTGTATGGCCTTAATCATATCATTATGGAAAATTTGTTAGTCTTCACAACCCTCTTTCATGGATCAGAATTCTCAGTTTTTCAGTTGATTTCTTGGATGTGTCTATGTACCTGTCagctttattaattatttatcagAGTAGTTATCACTAACGTGTtatctgagaaaaaagaatgacagaCCAGTAACCTAggaaaaatgaatacaatttgAAAATGAGTATTAAGGTATTAATTAAACTCCAGAAAGGCTTATTAATTAAAGGTGTTATTTGAATAGACCTCACTCTTTGCTTATCTAAGGACCAGTGGGAATGAGCAGGGCAGAATTCTGATGTTAACAAAAAGCACCATATatatatcctcacctgagaacatgtttttattgattttatagagaggataagagagagagagggaaatactgatatgagagagaaacacccacccattgcctcctgtacatgcacCAACCAGGGgttaaaccagcaacctaggtatgtaccctgaccaggaatcaaacccacagccttttggcgAATGGGATGATgccctgaccaactgagccacccagccagagcatcAGCAGCAGCATATATTTTAAGACCTGAAAATATCTACTGGGAGACGATTCTataaagaaacaaactcattcaTCTGAAATAATTTAGTTTACAGCTAAAAAGTTACATAGAtggtttaaaagaaatttttgaagttttaaaaatctttaccaGCAGCAGAGGTGAGTGTGACATGAAGGTCTCCTCTTCGAGAATATTCAATTGTTGCTTCAAATTGTACATGTTCCAGGGACTTGATAGCATTTTCCTGCCCTTCACAAGCTCTTGTTGGAATCTCAATGATAACTTCTCCATTAGCTTTTAGGGCTCTGAATATATTAATGAATCATCACTGAATAAAGTATATCTCTTCTTCcttgcattttatataaatatgtacacatCAGCCTTGTCTAGATCTCAACTAGGCTTCTTGTCTCTCCCTATTATGAGTAGAACCCAATTCAgggcagtaaatatttttaatgcatagaAGATAtaaggtttttaaagaaataggaaaaaaacagcaaTTCTACAGTTTTTATGGAAGCACAAAAGATCACAAGTAGGTAAgccaatcctgagaaagaagaacaaaactgaaggCATCATACTTCCtagttttaaaatacatcagaaagctacaataatcaaaacagcatggtaccgggggagggggggacccaACCCAGACATATAGCctagtggaacagaatagagaacccagttAAGTGTACTTAccacaattaaataaaaagaaaagaaaatgataaagaacacagatacctgaaaaaaaaaatgctatttacTGTGGAATCAAATTCAGGTAGGTTTGCCTTGGACCTATCAAAAAGTAGTGTATTATTGCAATAGAccctcttaaaataatttttttaaaaatgattttatcttCCTAATGCACGTCCCCATACCTCCCATACTTGGGTATTTTGGGTATAGTCATGGTTGTCATAATAGAATCAACAAAACGGACATAGCATATTCTACTTCTGTGCCAGATGTGTTGGGGCAGATGTGGTCTATGTAAAAGCAGTATGATAAAGGTTCCTTCATGGTGGAAAAGTCATTATTCACTCAGCACTATGGCATGAAGTGAGGCTCTTGAGTTTTGGATAATACTGGCTGACAAGTATTGTATTTTATCAATTCTAAGATGCATATTTAGACATTTTAACATCTGTGAATCTGGTATAAATCTTAAAACTGATGATTGATAATAGTTTAATTAGCAATGATTATTCTTAGTGCTATATAAAACAATGGCCACCTTAAACCTAATGCTGGATAATAGGTTGGCtacagaagaaaatgcaaatatgcTGATATGATTTGCAATCTTTGATCTCAATATTCCCCCTGGACCCACAGTGAACACCAGCAAATGCTACCTCCATCTACTTCAGAAAGCtaggtgagaaaaaaaatcagtcaaaatGGCAAACATTATAGCAAATAGTGCCATGGGAATGCTTCTTTGTTCAAAATTCTTGAGACACTTACCTGGGCTCAAAGTCATTATCTTTTACAACACACTGTTTCTTCTCAGGCACGCTGTTCCAGGTTCTCGGATCAGCTAAGTCTACCAGAGCTTTGGCATTTAGCAGTCCAAATCCAAATCGACTATTCACCATCAAGCCTGCTCCATTCTTTTTCCATCCAGGGTTATTGGCCAGTGGGTCATACTCAGAGGTCCAGACAACCAAGTGCTGCATATCTCGCCAGGTGAGATTTGGGCTGGATGGAAAGTGATCCAAAATATCTTTCAGTGACAGAATGAAGTTTCCTTATAAAAGCAAGTACTAAAAACAAGCATCTCCATTCAGAAATTATCAAGTGCCTTTTGTAATTGTACTTGTATAATTCTATTTTGTGCTACTATTCATAGATCTTTTCATTCAATTCAAAATATGGTATAGAAAATTTCTCCTCATACCACATACGTTAAGTTCTTACTGTGGGTAAAATTTTGTGTTCAGCATTGTAGGAATGAAGGCCTTGATTCATGATTTCTAACTAGTTAAAGTTAACTGGAGCAAAACTTTTAAATGAGAGAACTTCCGAGACAGGCTagtaagccaggacaagtggagtagggaaactgagacaaatagcTGAACACACTGGCCaaacaatttacagccagatacaaaagTTCACCTCCCTAGaaataacatctaggcctcagctgtattTCATCTGCAGGACCAGAAAAGTAGCAAAACCTGGTGGGTGAtgtcaggaccagctgcaatgagcAAAGACCCCCTTCCTTGGCACTGACCAATCGGTGGAGACCGTGGCACACCTGAAGAACTGAggaatattctactgaaacctTCCCCTGAGAgctcccctaagattcccacctataagagagaaataaaaactaaagatgaAGGACCTTGGACATGCTCTCCCTCTGAGGAGTAGCCTGcaccagtcccttcccctctccctcctcctctccttcccccacaggcacacatctaaactctaagggtccccaccaGACTAAAGGGAGTAATCGGCAGGgacagcttgtcccaggctaattcTTTGAACTTGTCTCCAAggtcccctttcctctgacttcccaaGGAGATAAGGCAgtccagcctaggctctcctgttgatTTTTCTATGCCAGggccttccttgtttcactgtccccagcttcagTAAACATACTCTCACAGTCACCTGGACTCAAGCTGTGAAATTTTTCCATCATGACGTCAAGAACTCACACATTTCTtgctggccctgggcagacccactcagggccaggtgTCCTGTCTCATAACACTTCTTTTGTGTCTCCTAGTCCTCTGCTGTAGGCTTTGATTCCCTTCTTAAGAAGACTCAGATTTTGAAGACATGGGCTGGCTTCCTACTCAaatactttttgtcttttttcttcatgtatcaGAAGTGTCAAGAAACTCTTAGCTGCTTGAGATCACCCTTGCAAGGCACTGTACTTAATACTAGAAGGATATTTGAGGAGGTGGTTATTGTTTTTAAGAAGCTTACGACCCAGTAAAAAAACTAagtttttttgtaattataataTAGCTATCAAATACTGTGTTTACAGCATAATGCATTGTAGAAGTTTAGAGGAGAGAGAATTCTTTTGGGATAGGAAGATCTAGGGAGGCTTTGCTGGAAGGAAATAGTTGAGCTGAACTTTGAAAAGTGGGTAGAATGTCAAGGGGTGGAATGAGAGAAAAGAGGGTGAGGCAACAGAGCAAAACCTGTGAGCCGGGGAAAGTACACGATGTGGCCTAAGTACAGTGGGTAGTCTGGTTtgctggagcagggagaggagataAGGTGTAAGGGCCTAGGCAGTGAGAGCCTTGACTGCCAGGAAAGGGACAATGAGGAATCATTGAGAGATTCTGAGCAAGAAAATGGTATAATCAGAAGCTTTGATAAAATCAATTTGACAACAATATAAAGATAAGTCAGAGGTGCACAGGATTGTTGGATCTATTATAATGCATATGAAATCTTTCCTGATGaccctatttaaaatttcaattcttCCCACATGCTCCCAAGCTCTCTGATCCtgcaatacttttttctttagataGCATTTATCACCTTCAGACATACTGGGCAATTGATTTGTTTTGTGTATTATTAGTGTCTGTCTCTCTGCTAGGATTAGGCATGAGAAGGGCTATGATTTTAATCAATCTCTTTCTCTGATGTGTGCCTAGCACTCAGAAGAATTCCAGGCACAGAGTATCTGCTTAGTAAATATTGGTTGATTGAACGATTGAATGTGACTATGTGTTAACTAGCCCCAGAtataactttaaaactttttattagtAGTCATTAGAGTCTTTCAAGATCTCAAGCTTTCCCTTGTCTTTGAGACCTGAACTGTTCCTATTAAGCCAATGaaacataatttaataaataaatgcccAAGTCTTTAGTCCTCAAGTTTTCTATCTTATCACTAT
This sequence is a window from Phyllostomus discolor isolate MPI-MPIP mPhyDis1 chromosome 3, mPhyDis1.pri.v3, whole genome shotgun sequence. Protein-coding genes within it:
- the PCSK1 gene encoding neuroendocrine convertase 1 isoform X2 produces the protein MWNQQWYLQDTRMTASLPKLDLHVIPVWQKGITGKGVVITVLDDGLEWNHTDIYANYDPEASYDFNDNDHDPFPRYDPTNENKHGTRCAGEIAMQANNHKCGVGVAYNSKVGGIRMLDGIVTDAIEASSIGFNPGHVDIYSASWGPNDDGKTVEGPGRLAQKAFEYGVKQGRQGKGSIFVWASGNGGRQGDNCDCDGYTDSIYTISISSASQQGLSPWYAEKCSSTLATSYSSGDYTDQRITSADLHNDCTETHTGTSASAPLAAGIFALALEANPNLTWRDMQHLVVWTSEYDPLANNPGWKKNGAGLMVNSRFGFGLLNAKALVDLADPRTWNSVPEKKQCVVKDNDFEPRALKANGEVIIEIPTRACEGQENAIKSLEHVQFEATIEYSRRGDLHVTLTSAAGTNTVLLAERERDTSPNGFKNWDFMSVHTWGENPIGTWTLRVADMSGRVQNEGRIVSWKLILHGTSSQPEHMKQPRVYTSYNTVQNDRRGVEKMTESGEEQPLEESLKENPLSAKSGSSGGVGNRRDKLAEGAPSQAMLRLLQSAFSKNSPPKQSPTKSPSAKVNIPYENFYEALEKLNKPSQLKDTEDSLYNDYVDVFYNTKPYKHRDDRLLQALVDILKEEN